The following coding sequences lie in one Pseudomonas sp. B33.4 genomic window:
- a CDS encoding DUF1254 domain-containing protein: protein MHTRNMLLTSLTLTLSTSVLADFTASPEEARGIAKEAYLYGFPVVEMYKTLYTQAIDSKSPNYKAPLNQIGNTAKAFTAKDTAFVTPNADTPYSFVWMDLRTEPLILTLPPIEEHRYYSVQLIDAYTQNFAYLGTRSTGNNGGHFMIAGPDWQGQQPVNIDRLLRSESNITYALYRTQLFDEKDLAKVKQIQKGYKVETLSHYVKQKAPAPAPKVSWPKPTPTMSETPELFRYLNFMLAFTPPQDVEKDLLARFSKIGIGAGQPFDLKKLSAEQRKALEDGISDAKAEFAAFKKDKVDTHQVTSGDFFGTRDHLKGNYLYRYAGANMGIFGNSAEEANYIGYFVDKDGQPADASKHDYTLHFDKGALPPADAFWSLTMYDGKNKLLVANPLNRYLINSRMLPDLALDADGGLTLYVQHKNPGKDKQANWLPAPNGPFYGILRLYLPKPEVASGEWKMPPLIPVNSKQ, encoded by the coding sequence ATGCACACACGCAATATGTTGCTGACCAGCCTGACGCTTACGCTGAGCACCAGCGTCCTGGCCGATTTCACCGCCAGCCCGGAAGAGGCCCGAGGGATTGCCAAAGAGGCCTACCTCTACGGCTTCCCCGTGGTGGAGATGTACAAAACCCTCTACACCCAAGCCATCGACAGCAAAAGCCCGAACTACAAGGCGCCGCTGAACCAGATCGGCAACACGGCGAAAGCCTTCACCGCCAAGGACACCGCGTTTGTCACGCCCAACGCCGACACGCCCTACTCCTTCGTCTGGATGGACTTGCGCACCGAGCCGCTGATCCTGACCCTGCCGCCGATCGAAGAACACCGTTATTACTCGGTGCAACTGATCGACGCCTACACGCAGAACTTCGCCTATCTGGGCACGCGCAGCACCGGCAACAACGGTGGGCATTTCATGATTGCCGGGCCGGACTGGCAAGGTCAGCAACCGGTCAACATCGACCGCTTGCTGCGCAGCGAAAGCAACATCACCTACGCGCTGTACCGCACGCAATTGTTCGACGAGAAAGACCTGGCCAAGGTCAAGCAGATCCAGAAAGGTTACAAGGTCGAAACCCTCAGCCATTACGTCAAACAGAAAGCCCCGGCCCCGGCACCCAAGGTCAGTTGGCCAAAACCGACGCCGACCATGAGCGAAACCCCGGAGCTGTTTCGTTACCTGAACTTCATGCTGGCGTTCACGCCGCCGCAGGATGTCGAAAAGGATCTGCTCGCACGCTTTAGCAAAATCGGCATCGGCGCCGGCCAGCCGTTCGACCTGAAGAAACTCTCCGCCGAGCAGCGCAAGGCGCTAGAAGACGGTATCAGCGATGCCAAAGCCGAATTTGCCGCGTTCAAAAAGGACAAGGTCGACACCCATCAAGTGACCAGCGGGGATTTCTTCGGCACCCGCGATCACCTCAAGGGCAATTACTTGTACCGCTACGCCGGCGCCAACATGGGCATATTCGGCAACTCCGCCGAGGAAGCGAATTACATCGGCTATTTCGTCGATAAGGACGGCCAGCCAGCCGACGCCTCGAAACACGATTACACCCTGCATTTCGACAAGGGCGCCCTGCCCCCGGCCGACGCGTTCTGGTCGCTGACAATGTATGACGGCAAGAACAAATTACTGGTGGCCAACCCGCTTAATCGCTACCTGATCAACTCGCGAATGCTGCCGGATCTTGCGCTGGATGCCGACGGCGGCCTGACCCTGTATGTGCAGCACAAGAACCCGGGCAAGGACAAACAGGCCAACTGGCTGCCAGCGCCCAACGGGCCGTTCTACGGGATCCTGCGTCTTTATCTGCCAAAACCGGAAGTGGCCAGCGGCGAATGGAAAATGCCGCCACTGATCCCGGTCAACTCAAAACAATAA
- a CDS encoding SphA family protein, with protein MIKPNVVRPLLALCMIGSPLLYAAEGGVGRPITGQQVFSNAGIVPPEPGWVMSLTSIWYDGSLKGSNGAPISGAVSGGIDMKVSYTMGNFTHVWDTGKGSWNYASAIGVPVQYTDIKASITGPRGRTLGDSDSGTQFADALITPIAAGYHFDELNHISFSLPIYVPTGAYNKDRLANPGQNNYTFMPTVAFTHLDGKGGEFSLMSAFERYTENDATDYRNGNIFRLDALWTHGFGNGWNAGVAAGYIQQLTDDKGQTADTFNGYRGRSVGAGPVVGWTGKFADAQANISARWVPEFDTKNRPEGNGFSVNLTLAFF; from the coding sequence ATGATCAAGCCCAACGTTGTGCGCCCGCTGTTGGCGCTGTGCATGATCGGCAGTCCTCTGCTTTACGCAGCGGAGGGTGGTGTCGGTCGACCGATCACCGGTCAGCAGGTGTTCTCCAACGCCGGGATCGTCCCGCCCGAGCCGGGTTGGGTCATGTCGCTCACCAGCATCTGGTACGACGGCTCGCTCAAGGGCAGTAACGGTGCACCGATTTCCGGCGCAGTCAGCGGCGGGATCGACATGAAAGTCTCCTACACCATGGGCAACTTCACCCACGTCTGGGACACCGGCAAAGGGTCATGGAATTACGCTTCGGCGATCGGCGTGCCGGTGCAGTACACCGACATCAAGGCGAGCATCACCGGACCGCGCGGCCGCACTTTGGGTGACAGCGACTCCGGCACGCAATTCGCCGACGCCTTGATCACGCCGATTGCCGCCGGTTACCACTTCGATGAACTGAATCACATCTCGTTTTCGCTGCCGATCTACGTGCCAACCGGCGCCTACAACAAGGATCGCCTGGCCAACCCGGGACAGAACAACTACACCTTCATGCCAACGGTGGCGTTCACGCATCTGGATGGCAAGGGTGGCGAGTTCAGCCTGATGAGCGCCTTCGAGCGCTACACCGAAAACGACGCGACTGATTACCGCAACGGCAACATCTTCCGCCTCGATGCCCTGTGGACCCACGGCTTTGGCAATGGCTGGAACGCCGGCGTCGCCGCCGGCTACATCCAGCAGTTGACCGATGACAAGGGCCAGACCGCCGACACCTTCAACGGTTATCGCGGTCGCTCTGTCGGTGCCGGCCCGGTGGTCGGCTGGACCGGCAAATTCGCCGATGCCCAAGCCAACATCAGTGCGCGCTGGGTGCCGGAGTTCGACACCAAGAATCGCCCTGAAGGCAACGGTTTCAGCGTCAACCTGACCCTGGCCTTTTTCTAG
- a CDS encoding MoxR family ATPase, whose protein sequence is MTALTDLNALQASIAEAVLGQDQVIRQILLGLLANGHLLLESLPGLAKTRTVKALAKHLDAKMSRIQFTPDLLPSDITGAEVLHQVEGKNEIRFQPGPLFGNLILADEINRAPAKVQAALLEAMEERQITVAGNSHALPELFIVVATQNPIEQEGTYPLPEAQMDRFLMKVLLDYPSAENESQVLRLLRNEEFAQGASTTPAKGFSLAQDVIFAARKEVSAVHVSPAIDSYLIDLINATRHPADYDEDLARWIAIGASPRGGIGLDRCARADAWLQGQDFVSPDNVRAVVHPVLRHRLQLSYDAVADGVSADQVLDRILDKVAIPA, encoded by the coding sequence ATGACTGCGCTTACCGACCTCAACGCCCTGCAAGCCAGCATCGCCGAAGCGGTGCTCGGCCAGGATCAGGTGATCCGCCAGATCCTCCTCGGCCTGTTGGCCAACGGTCACTTGCTGCTGGAAAGCCTGCCGGGGCTGGCCAAGACCCGCACGGTCAAGGCGCTGGCCAAACACCTCGACGCGAAAATGAGCCGTATCCAGTTCACTCCGGATCTGCTGCCCTCGGACATCACCGGTGCCGAGGTGCTGCATCAGGTCGAAGGCAAAAACGAAATCCGTTTTCAGCCGGGGCCGCTGTTCGGCAATCTGATTCTCGCCGACGAGATCAACCGCGCACCGGCGAAAGTCCAGGCAGCGTTGCTTGAAGCCATGGAAGAACGGCAGATCACCGTGGCCGGCAACAGCCATGCATTGCCCGAACTATTCATCGTGGTGGCGACGCAAAACCCGATCGAACAGGAAGGCACCTATCCGCTGCCGGAAGCGCAGATGGACCGTTTCCTGATGAAAGTCCTGCTCGATTATCCAAGCGCCGAAAACGAAAGCCAGGTGCTGCGCCTGCTGCGCAACGAAGAGTTCGCCCAAGGCGCGAGCACCACGCCGGCCAAAGGTTTCAGCCTGGCACAGGACGTGATCTTCGCCGCCCGCAAGGAAGTCAGCGCGGTACACGTGTCTCCGGCCATCGACAGCTATCTGATCGACCTGATCAACGCCACCCGCCACCCCGCCGATTACGACGAAGACCTTGCGCGCTGGATTGCCATCGGCGCCAGCCCGCGTGGCGGCATCGGCCTCGATCGTTGTGCGCGTGCCGATGCGTGGTTGCAGGGTCAGGACTTTGTCTCGCCAGACAACGTGCGCGCGGTGGTGCATCCGGTGCTGCGCCATCGCCTGCAGTTGAGCTATGACGCGGTGGCCGATGGTGTGAGTGCCGATCAGGTACTTGACCGGATTCTCGACAAAGTGGCGATTCCGGCATGA
- a CDS encoding DUF58 domain-containing protein: protein MNDEGLVYVSLAQLMALEFKARDLSFLARQPRGSILAGNHASRLRGRGLNFDELRRYQPGDDLRHLDWRASLRTGKPVVRTFTEERDRPALIVVDQRMSMFFGSQRSFKSALGAELAALAAWMVFNAGDRVGGLVFNDQRIDSIAPLRSRKRVEALLSRIAEQNQALSAANPDAEDEDQLDKVLQRCLALAGHDHLICIVSDFAGAGERTLQLMRQLSAHNDVIALQVYDPLAMKLPTNGRLLVTQGELQVELAVEKRNVHQPLGDFLSGRLQDVATLLRRSQVPLMMFSTAEEAHAQLRAELGKTAGAKR, encoded by the coding sequence ATGAACGATGAAGGTCTGGTCTACGTTTCTCTCGCGCAATTGATGGCGCTGGAGTTCAAGGCCCGTGACCTGAGTTTTCTCGCCCGTCAGCCCCGCGGCAGCATCCTTGCCGGCAACCATGCTTCACGTCTGCGCGGGCGTGGCTTGAATTTCGATGAGTTGCGCCGCTATCAGCCAGGCGACGATTTGCGTCACCTCGACTGGCGCGCCTCGTTGCGCACCGGCAAACCGGTGGTGCGCACCTTCACCGAAGAGCGCGACCGCCCGGCGTTGATCGTCGTCGATCAACGCATGTCGATGTTCTTCGGCTCGCAACGCAGCTTCAAATCGGCCCTCGGCGCCGAACTCGCGGCATTGGCGGCGTGGATGGTATTCAACGCCGGCGATCGGGTCGGCGGGCTGGTGTTCAACGATCAGCGTATCGACAGCATCGCGCCGTTGCGCAGCCGCAAACGGGTCGAAGCCTTGCTGAGCCGCATCGCCGAACAGAATCAGGCACTGAGCGCGGCCAACCCCGACGCTGAAGACGAAGATCAACTGGACAAGGTCCTGCAGCGCTGCCTCGCGCTGGCCGGTCACGATCATTTGATCTGCATCGTCAGCGACTTTGCCGGGGCTGGCGAACGTACCCTGCAACTGATGCGGCAACTGTCGGCGCACAACGATGTGATTGCGCTGCAGGTTTACGACCCGCTGGCCATGAAGCTGCCAACCAATGGTCGCCTGCTGGTTACCCAAGGCGAATTGCAAGTGGAACTGGCGGTGGAAAAACGCAACGTGCACCAACCGCTGGGGGACTTTCTCAGTGGTCGGCTGCAGGACGTTGCGACCCTGCTGCGCCGCAGTCAGGTGCCGCTGATGATGTTCAGCACCGCCGAAGAGGCCCATGCGCAACTGCGTGCCGAGCTGGGTAAAACCGCCGGGGCAAAACGGTGA
- a CDS encoding DUF4381 domain-containing protein — MNPQIPSIEQLKELSLPAPVSYAPQTWGWWVLLGLLIVLAIVVGVRRYVQWRRDAYRREGLARLAQLRGRSDDLNALRELPELLKRVALSMPTQSRHWNTTPVGVSLLAIASSHSTHSSTDRTPSRAGSLLQGPAALGREDWQVFLQQHSKKPLPADFSAQLAQLAYAPDATLRALPAQQRLALFDACQYWMEHHHVAA, encoded by the coding sequence GTGAATCCGCAGATCCCCAGTATCGAACAGCTTAAGGAGCTGAGCCTGCCCGCGCCGGTCAGTTATGCGCCGCAGACGTGGGGATGGTGGGTGTTGCTAGGGCTTTTGATCGTGCTGGCGATCGTGGTGGGCGTGCGCCGCTATGTGCAATGGCGAAGGGATGCTTATCGGCGTGAAGGCCTGGCCCGTCTGGCGCAATTGCGTGGTCGCAGTGATGACTTGAATGCCTTGCGCGAACTGCCGGAACTGCTCAAACGCGTGGCACTTTCGATGCCCACACAATCCCGGCATTGGAATACAACCCCTGTAGGAGTGAGCCTGCTCGCGATAGCGTCATCGCATTCAACACATTCGTCGACTGATCGGACGCCATCGCGAGCAGGCTCACTCCTACAGGGTCCTGCGGCGCTTGGGCGGGAGGATTGGCAAGTCTTTTTGCAGCAACACAGCAAAAAACCGCTGCCGGCAGACTTCAGCGCACAACTCGCACAACTCGCCTACGCCCCCGACGCCACCCTGCGCGCCCTCCCCGCGCAGCAACGCCTGGCCCTGTTCGACGCCTGCCAATACTGGATGGAGCATCACCATGTGGCAGCTTGA
- a CDS encoding VWA domain-containing protein — MWQLDYPWLLLLLPLPWLAYRYLPAYNEARSAVRVPFFSAMSRAVGEAPGIVGSRRNHWQLLLNFLVWALILLAAARPVFIEKPIERQQPVRDLMLAIDLSQSMETEDFSNANGEKINRLAAVKQVVQGFIDKRKDDRLGLIVFGSGAYPQAPLTLDHASLSLLLADTGIGMAGPNTAIGDAIGLSLKLLDQAHEQEKVLILLTDGNDTSSAITPDHAAEMAANKGVIIHTIGIGDPSASGEAKVNLSALEQIAKTTGGQFFRAEDRNALDQVYSTLDRLTPHQVKTLSHQPQRELFYWPLGAAIALLVLYHLGALLRVRLAFARQRQEA, encoded by the coding sequence ATGTGGCAGCTTGATTACCCCTGGCTGTTGCTCCTGCTGCCGCTGCCTTGGCTGGCTTACCGCTATCTGCCCGCCTACAACGAGGCCCGCAGCGCCGTGCGCGTACCGTTTTTCTCAGCGATGAGCAGGGCCGTCGGTGAGGCACCCGGCATCGTCGGCAGCCGGCGCAATCATTGGCAACTGCTGTTGAACTTCCTTGTGTGGGCCCTGATTCTGTTGGCCGCCGCACGCCCGGTATTCATTGAAAAACCTATCGAACGACAACAACCGGTGCGCGACCTGATGCTCGCCATCGACCTTTCGCAGTCGATGGAAACCGAAGATTTCAGCAACGCCAACGGCGAAAAAATCAATCGTCTCGCCGCCGTCAAACAAGTCGTGCAAGGCTTCATCGACAAGCGCAAGGACGACCGTCTCGGCCTGATCGTGTTCGGCAGCGGCGCCTATCCGCAGGCACCGCTGACCCTCGATCATGCCAGTCTGTCGCTGTTGCTGGCCGACACCGGCATCGGCATGGCCGGCCCGAACACCGCGATCGGCGATGCCATCGGCCTGAGCCTGAAGCTGCTGGATCAGGCCCATGAGCAGGAAAAAGTGCTGATCCTGCTCACCGACGGCAACGACACCAGCAGCGCGATCACTCCCGATCACGCCGCTGAAATGGCCGCCAACAAAGGCGTGATCATTCACACCATCGGCATCGGCGACCCGAGCGCGTCCGGTGAAGCCAAGGTCAACCTGTCAGCGCTGGAGCAGATCGCCAAAACCACCGGCGGCCAATTCTTCCGCGCCGAAGACCGCAACGCGCTGGATCAGGTCTACAGCACCCTCGATCGGCTGACCCCGCATCAAGTGAAAACCCTCAGCCATCAACCGCAACGCGAGTTGTTCTACTGGCCACTGGGCGCGGCGATTGCCCTGTTGGTCCTGTATCACCTCGGCGCGCTGCTGCGTGTGCGCCTGGCGTTTGCCCGTCAGCGGCAGGAGGCCTGA
- a CDS encoding VWA domain-containing protein produces MEINLSDFHFLRPLWLLLALFGAVLPLLWRRGRDLQRRLRGNIAEHLLPHLLITPQDHQRLRPVHLLCALMIVAAVAAAGPTWEQDRPDFLENRAPLIIAVDLSPSMDASDVQPTRLEAAKHKLHDLIQRRAGARTALIAYAGSAHLVLPPTDDPALLDTFIQALGSGLIDKPGKDVGAVIDQAKRLLSAEKTPGSLLLITDGADTAQLDGLDKRVGDSPLQVLVLAVGSEDGGVIHDASGQPRTDANGRPALGSFDQAAIKQLASALDAPLGSLTLNNDDLDWIELHAQQHFQSASAEQRELHWKDAGYWLCWPLLLLALINVRKGWSVNWMPALALAIGLGWPAAPAQANALTDAFFTRDQQGRWAFEHEHLPQAAALFVDPYWKGVAAYHAADYDLALATFARLDTPQAYFYLGNIYVRRFKFDEAIAAYTQALKLQPQFPEATANLALAQALLKDTESAEKNAPETKPDEVKFDKAPGKGQSKAVQTEQAASDALWLQNLTTSPAKFLKQKFSLQDQQGARP; encoded by the coding sequence ATGGAGATCAACCTCAGTGACTTCCATTTCCTCCGTCCCCTCTGGCTGCTGCTGGCGCTGTTCGGCGCCGTGCTGCCGCTACTCTGGCGGCGCGGTCGCGACCTGCAACGACGGCTGCGCGGCAACATCGCCGAACACCTGTTGCCGCATTTGCTGATCACCCCACAGGACCATCAACGCCTGCGCCCGGTGCACCTGCTGTGCGCGCTGATGATCGTCGCTGCGGTTGCGGCGGCCGGGCCGACCTGGGAACAGGATCGACCGGACTTTCTCGAAAACCGTGCGCCGTTGATTATCGCCGTGGACCTGTCGCCGTCGATGGACGCCAGCGATGTGCAGCCGACTCGCCTGGAAGCGGCGAAACACAAACTGCACGACCTGATCCAGCGCCGCGCCGGCGCCCGCACCGCACTGATCGCCTACGCCGGCAGCGCACATCTGGTGTTGCCGCCCACCGACGATCCGGCGCTGCTCGACACCTTCATTCAAGCGTTGGGCAGCGGACTGATCGACAAGCCGGGCAAAGATGTCGGCGCGGTGATCGATCAGGCGAAGCGCTTGCTCAGCGCCGAAAAAACGCCCGGCAGCCTGCTGTTGATCACCGATGGCGCCGACACTGCACAGCTCGACGGCCTCGACAAACGGGTGGGCGACAGTCCGTTGCAAGTGCTGGTTTTGGCGGTCGGCAGTGAGGACGGCGGCGTCATTCACGACGCCAGCGGCCAGCCGCGCACCGACGCCAACGGGCGTCCGGCGCTGGGCAGTTTCGATCAGGCTGCAATCAAACAACTGGCCTCTGCCCTCGATGCGCCGCTGGGCAGCCTGACCCTGAATAACGACGACCTGGACTGGATCGAACTGCACGCGCAGCAACACTTCCAGAGTGCCAGCGCCGAGCAGCGTGAATTGCACTGGAAAGACGCCGGTTACTGGTTGTGCTGGCCGCTGCTGCTGTTGGCGCTGATCAATGTGCGCAAGGGCTGGAGCGTCAACTGGATGCCCGCGCTGGCATTGGCGATTGGCCTCGGCTGGCCAGCGGCGCCAGCGCAGGCCAACGCCCTGACCGATGCCTTCTTCACCCGCGATCAGCAAGGCCGCTGGGCCTTCGAGCATGAGCACCTGCCGCAAGCGGCGGCGTTGTTTGTCGACCCGTACTGGAAAGGTGTCGCGGCGTATCACGCGGCCGATTACGACCTGGCGCTGGCGACATTCGCGCGGCTCGACACGCCGCAGGCCTATTTCTATCTGGGCAATATTTATGTGCGTCGTTTCAAGTTCGATGAAGCCATCGCTGCGTATACCCAGGCCTTGAAGCTGCAACCGCAATTCCCCGAAGCGACGGCCAATCTAGCCTTGGCCCAGGCGTTGCTCAAGGACACCGAAAGCGCCGAGAAAAACGCCCCGGAGACGAAACCTGATGAGGTGAAATTCGACAAGGCACCGGGCAAGGGCCAGAGCAAAGCCGTGCAGACTGAGCAGGCCGCGTCAGATGCTTTGTGGTTGCAGAACCTGACCACTTCGCCGGCGAAGTTTCTCAAGCAGAAATTCAGCTTGCAGGATCAGCAAGGAGCCAGGCCATGA
- a CDS encoding HAD family hydrolase: protein MTTALRQRQRFGLALLFGLALPLLAQANEPLPSWSDGPAKKNIIEFVQAVTDQTSKDFVKPGDRIAVFDNDGTLWSEQPAYFELLFAFDEVKRTAAQHPEWKTTQPFKAVLENDHKALAASGMEGLLKIVGATHTGMTTEAFDDYAKTWLSQARHPKTGKPYTEMIFQPMLEMLDYLRSQDFKTYIVSGGDTAFMRAFAEKVYGIPPEQVIGTTFITSFQYKDGKASIVRTPKLAHNDDGPGKPESIDAVIGKRPILAFGNSDGDLQMLQWTAAGSGKRFMGLVHHTDAKREWAYDRQSDIGRLDKALDEANSRGWTVVDMASEWRRIYPFESPATGQVQ from the coding sequence ATGACGACTGCGCTACGGCAACGCCAACGTTTCGGACTCGCCCTGTTGTTTGGCCTCGCCCTGCCACTGCTGGCTCAAGCCAACGAGCCGCTGCCGTCGTGGAGTGACGGCCCGGCGAAGAAGAACATTATCGAGTTCGTGCAGGCGGTGACCGACCAGACCAGCAAGGACTTCGTCAAACCGGGCGACCGCATCGCCGTGTTCGACAACGACGGTACGTTGTGGAGTGAACAACCGGCCTATTTCGAATTGCTGTTCGCCTTCGATGAGGTCAAGCGCACCGCCGCGCAGCATCCGGAGTGGAAAACCACCCAGCCGTTCAAAGCCGTACTGGAAAACGATCACAAGGCTCTGGCGGCTTCCGGCATGGAGGGGCTGCTGAAAATCGTTGGGGCGACCCACACCGGCATGACCACCGAGGCTTTCGATGACTACGCCAAGACCTGGCTCAGTCAGGCACGGCATCCGAAAACCGGCAAGCCGTACACCGAGATGATCTTCCAGCCGATGCTGGAAATGCTCGACTATCTGCGCAGCCAGGACTTCAAGACCTACATCGTCTCCGGCGGCGATACCGCGTTCATGCGCGCCTTCGCCGAGAAGGTCTACGGCATCCCGCCAGAACAAGTGATCGGCACCACCTTCATCACTTCATTTCAATACAAGGACGGCAAGGCCTCGATCGTGCGCACGCCGAAACTGGCGCACAACGACGACGGCCCCGGCAAACCGGAAAGCATCGACGCGGTGATCGGCAAACGGCCGATCCTCGCCTTCGGCAACTCCGACGGCGACCTGCAGATGCTGCAGTGGACAGCCGCCGGCTCCGGCAAGCGTTTCATGGGGCTGGTGCATCACACCGACGCCAAACGCGAATGGGCGTATGACCGCCAATCCGATATCGGCCGGCTCGACAAGGCCCTCGACGAAGCCAATTCCCGTGGTTGGACCGTGGTCGACATGGCGTCCGAATGGCGCCGGATCTACCCGTTCGAATCGCCGGCAACCGGGCAAGTGCAATAA
- a CDS encoding arylsulfatase, giving the protein MTRIRKWLPKLALVATSVMALSATATAAEKPNILVIFGDDIGQTNISAYSMGVVGYKTPNIDRIAKEGMMFTDYYAENSCTAGRSSFITGQTPLRTGLSKVGIPGAPVGLQKRDITIAQALKSQGYATGQFGKNHLGDKDEYLPTNHGFDEFFGNLYHLNAEEEPERPYWPKDDAEFVKAVSPRGVIHSFADGKIEDTGALTTKRMETIDDETTAAAQAFIEKQAKADKPFFVWMNTTRMHLFTHVRDSMKGQSGMPGNEYADGMLEHDADVGKLLKTLDDLKITDNTIVVYTTDNGPNQFSWPDAATTPFRNEKNSNWEGAYRVPAMVRWPGKIKPGEVTNEMFSGLDWFPTLLAAAGETDVANKLLKGWAPTSGGTSFKVHLDGYNQLPFLTGQSPKSERKEFYYFNDDGVLVSMRYGNWKAVFCEQRAPGGFKVWSEPFVCLRVPKIFNLRMDPYERADIVSDQYYDWTTKNVYLTEMAVMKSAAFLQTFVEYPPSQKPASFSIDQIRAAVDAKIAEKMKAAQ; this is encoded by the coding sequence ATGACTCGCATACGCAAGTGGCTACCCAAGCTCGCCTTAGTGGCGACTTCGGTCATGGCGCTGTCGGCAACGGCCACAGCGGCTGAAAAACCCAACATTCTGGTGATCTTCGGCGATGACATCGGCCAGACCAACATCAGCGCCTATTCGATGGGGGTGGTTGGCTACAAGACCCCGAACATCGACCGCATCGCCAAAGAAGGCATGATGTTCACCGATTACTATGCGGAGAACAGCTGTACGGCTGGACGATCGTCGTTCATCACCGGCCAGACGCCACTGCGTACCGGTCTGTCGAAAGTCGGCATTCCCGGTGCTCCGGTGGGCCTGCAGAAACGTGACATCACCATTGCTCAGGCCCTCAAGTCGCAGGGCTATGCGACCGGCCAGTTCGGCAAGAACCACTTGGGCGACAAGGACGAATACCTGCCGACCAACCACGGTTTCGACGAATTCTTCGGCAACCTGTACCACCTCAATGCGGAAGAAGAACCTGAACGTCCGTACTGGCCGAAAGATGACGCCGAGTTCGTCAAGGCTGTGTCTCCGCGTGGCGTGATCCACAGCTTCGCCGACGGCAAGATCGAAGACACCGGCGCGCTGACCACCAAGCGCATGGAAACCATCGACGACGAAACCACCGCTGCTGCGCAAGCGTTCATCGAGAAACAGGCCAAGGCGGACAAACCGTTCTTCGTCTGGATGAACACCACGCGCATGCACTTGTTCACCCACGTGCGTGATTCGATGAAGGGCCAGAGTGGCATGCCCGGCAATGAATATGCGGACGGCATGCTCGAACACGACGCCGACGTCGGCAAACTGCTGAAAACCCTTGATGACCTGAAAATCACCGACAACACCATCGTTGTCTACACCACCGACAACGGTCCTAACCAGTTCTCCTGGCCGGATGCGGCGACCACGCCGTTCCGCAACGAGAAAAACTCCAACTGGGAAGGTGCTTATCGCGTGCCGGCAATGGTTCGCTGGCCGGGCAAGATCAAACCCGGTGAAGTCACCAACGAGATGTTCTCGGGTCTGGACTGGTTCCCGACCTTGCTCGCAGCGGCTGGTGAAACCGATGTCGCCAACAAGTTGCTCAAAGGCTGGGCGCCGACCTCCGGCGGCACCAGCTTCAAGGTGCATCTGGACGGTTACAACCAATTGCCTTTCCTGACCGGCCAAAGCCCTAAGAGTGAGCGTAAAGAGTTCTACTATTTCAACGACGACGGCGTGCTCGTGTCGATGCGCTATGGCAACTGGAAAGCGGTGTTCTGCGAACAACGCGCCCCGGGCGGTTTCAAGGTCTGGAGCGAACCGTTCGTGTGCCTGCGTGTACCGAAAATCTTCAACCTGCGGATGGACCCGTACGAACGTGCTGACATCGTTTCCGATCAGTACTACGACTGGACCACCAAAAACGTTTATCTGACCGAAATGGCCGTGATGAAGTCGGCGGCGTTCCTGCAGACCTTCGTCGAGTACCCACCTAGCCAGAAACCCGCCAGCTTCAGCATCGACCAGATCCGTGCTGCGGTTGACGCCAAAATCGCTGAAAAAATGAAAGCTGCACAGTAA